The following are encoded in a window of Paraburkholderia sp. HP33-1 genomic DNA:
- a CDS encoding fumarylacetoacetate hydrolase family protein, with the protein MKLASLKDGTRDGQLIVVSRDLHTAAIADTIAPTLQRVLDDWAFYAPQLHDLYDALNQGRARNSFSFDAKECMAPLPRAFQWADGSSYVNHVELVRRARGAEMPPEFWTDPLMYQGGSDDFIGPRDDVVCASEEYGIDFEAEVAVITGDVPMGATPEQALRGVRLVTLVNDVSLRNLIPAELAKGFGFFQSKPATSFAPIAVTPDELGEHWREGRVHRPMIVHWNARKVGQPDAGTDMVFHFGQLIAHAAKTRNLRAGSIVGSGTVSNKDAKRGYCCIAEKRCLETIEHGAPQTEFMKYGDTVKIEMFDEAGKSIFGAIEQSIAPLE; encoded by the coding sequence ATGAAACTTGCTTCGCTGAAGGACGGCACGCGCGACGGTCAATTGATCGTCGTGTCCCGCGACCTGCACACCGCGGCCATCGCCGACACGATCGCGCCCACGCTGCAGCGCGTGCTCGACGACTGGGCCTTCTACGCGCCGCAACTGCATGACCTCTACGACGCGCTCAATCAGGGCCGCGCGCGCAACAGCTTTTCGTTCGACGCGAAGGAGTGCATGGCGCCGCTGCCGCGCGCGTTCCAGTGGGCCGACGGCTCGTCGTACGTGAACCACGTTGAGCTCGTGCGGCGCGCGCGCGGCGCGGAAATGCCGCCGGAATTCTGGACCGACCCGCTGATGTACCAGGGCGGTAGCGACGACTTCATCGGTCCGCGCGACGACGTCGTGTGCGCATCGGAAGAGTACGGCATCGACTTCGAGGCCGAAGTCGCGGTCATCACGGGTGACGTGCCGATGGGCGCGACACCCGAGCAGGCACTGCGCGGCGTGCGGCTGGTTACGCTCGTCAACGACGTGTCGCTGCGCAACCTGATTCCCGCCGAACTCGCGAAGGGCTTCGGCTTTTTCCAGAGCAAGCCGGCCACGTCGTTCGCGCCGATCGCGGTGACGCCCGACGAACTGGGCGAACACTGGCGCGAAGGCCGCGTGCATCGGCCGATGATCGTCCACTGGAACGCCAGGAAGGTCGGCCAGCCCGACGCGGGCACCGACATGGTGTTTCACTTCGGTCAGCTGATCGCGCATGCGGCGAAAACCCGCAATCTGCGTGCCGGTTCGATCGTCGGCTCCGGCACGGTGTCGAACAAGGACGCGAAGCGCGGCTACTGCTGCATCGCCGAGAAGCGCTGCCTCGAGACGATCGAACACGGCGCGCCGCAAACGGAGTTCATGAAGTACGGTGACACCGTGAAGATAGAAATGTTCGACGAGGCGGGTAAGTCGATTTTCGGTGCGATCGAGCAGAGCATCGCGCCGCTCGAATGA
- a CDS encoding enoyl-CoA hydratase/isomerase family protein, with translation MSQSSQQNDAYYAHYHSLRLQRHPHGVLEVVMSGEGANKSGLATADERMHYELAEIWRDIDRDPDTRVAIIRGEGKGFSAGGDLQLVEDMANDFDVRTRVWREARDLVYNVINCGKPIVSAMHGPAVGAGLVAGLLADISIAAKTARIIDGHTRLGVAAGDHAAIVWPLLCGMAKAKYYLLLCEPVSGEEAERIGLVSLAVDESALLPKAFEVARKLADGSQTAIRWTKYALNNWLRSAGPAFDTSLALEFMGFAGPDVREGLNSLRERRAPDFGAGDPQQPKRS, from the coding sequence ATGTCTCAGTCATCGCAACAGAACGACGCGTACTACGCGCACTACCACTCGCTGCGTTTGCAGCGTCATCCGCACGGCGTGCTCGAAGTCGTGATGAGCGGCGAGGGCGCGAATAAAAGCGGGCTTGCGACCGCGGACGAGCGCATGCATTACGAACTCGCGGAGATCTGGCGCGACATCGATCGCGATCCCGACACGCGCGTCGCGATCATCCGCGGCGAGGGCAAGGGCTTTTCGGCCGGCGGCGACCTGCAGCTCGTCGAAGACATGGCTAACGATTTCGACGTGCGCACGCGCGTGTGGCGCGAAGCGCGCGACCTTGTCTACAACGTGATCAACTGCGGCAAGCCGATCGTGTCGGCGATGCACGGTCCGGCGGTCGGCGCGGGGCTCGTCGCGGGGCTGCTCGCCGATATCTCGATCGCGGCGAAGACGGCGCGCATCATCGACGGACACACACGCCTCGGGGTCGCCGCGGGCGATCACGCGGCGATCGTCTGGCCGCTGCTGTGCGGGATGGCGAAGGCGAAGTACTACCTGTTGCTGTGCGAGCCGGTGAGCGGCGAGGAGGCGGAACGCATCGGGCTCGTCTCGCTCGCCGTCGACGAAAGCGCTCTGCTGCCGAAGGCGTTCGAAGTCGCGCGCAAGCTCGCCGACGGTTCGCAGACCGCCATCCGATGGACCAAGTACGCGCTGAACAACTGGCTGCGCTCGGCGGGCCCGGCGTTCGATACGTCGCTCGCGCTCGAATTCATGGGCTTCGCGGGGCCGGATGTGCGCGAGGGCCTGAACTCGTTGCGCGAGCGGCGTGCGCCGGATTTTGGCGCGGGCGATCCACAACAGCCCAAACGATCGTGA
- a CDS encoding PhaM family polyhydroxyalkanoate granule multifunctional regulatory protein — translation MTDTTGGTPPFSGFPGFPPAEMLDRMWSMIRLSPFGAAMTGAQPGGDTSPSLSMMSDMMAPLTSVEELDKRITDMRAVEQWLKLNLSMLQSAIQALEVQRATLATLRAFGAFAQSSMSQPAAAGSSSVASGAPSPASSPAPTPSWAKPAEPAPDKIPAADSDEEEAPAAPAFDASAWWNLLQSQFNQIAQFAMTQPSVAVAAAGGGTQGKPGQSNAAGAPGVGTPGAEAPNAKAAAKRPAAKRPATSTKRAAGEATRAATPKKSS, via the coding sequence ATGACCGACACCACTGGCGGTACGCCGCCCTTTTCCGGCTTTCCCGGTTTTCCGCCCGCTGAAATGCTCGATCGCATGTGGAGCATGATTCGGCTGTCGCCGTTCGGTGCTGCCATGACGGGCGCGCAGCCGGGTGGCGACACGAGTCCGTCGCTATCGATGATGTCCGACATGATGGCGCCGCTCACCAGCGTCGAAGAGCTCGACAAGCGCATCACCGACATGCGCGCGGTCGAGCAATGGCTGAAGCTGAATCTGAGCATGCTGCAGTCGGCGATCCAGGCGCTCGAAGTGCAGCGCGCCACGCTCGCGACGCTGCGCGCGTTCGGCGCGTTCGCGCAATCGTCGATGTCGCAGCCCGCGGCTGCTGGGTCGAGCTCCGTGGCGAGTGGCGCACCGAGTCCTGCTTCGAGCCCCGCGCCCACGCCGAGCTGGGCGAAGCCGGCCGAGCCCGCGCCCGACAAGATCCCGGCAGCGGATAGCGACGAAGAGGAAGCGCCCGCGGCGCCCGCGTTCGATGCATCCGCGTGGTGGAATCTGCTGCAATCGCAGTTCAACCAGATCGCGCAGTTCGCGATGACGCAGCCGTCCGTAGCGGTCGCCGCGGCGGGCGGGGGCACGCAGGGCAAGCCGGGACAGTCGAACGCCGCCGGAGCGCCTGGCGTCGGCACGCCGGGCGCCGAAGCGCCAAACGCGAAGGCTGCCGCCAAACGGCCGGCCGCGAAGCGCCCAGCGACGTCAACGAAGCGTGCGGCCGGCGAAGCCACGCGCGCGGCAACGCCGAAAAAGTCGTCCTGA